From Chryseobacterium gallinarum, one genomic window encodes:
- a CDS encoding type IA DNA topoisomerase codes for MKAIIAEKPSVAYELARIVGAIERRDGYCEGGGFLVTWAYGHLVGLAMPEDYGIRGFSRESLPIIPQHFLLVGRKVKTKNSYIPDEGARRQLEVIKCVFNQCNRIIVATDAGREGEVIFRYIYEYLECDKPFDRLWISSLTEKAIIAGLDNLRDGSEFNGLYEAGRSRSQSDWLVGINATQALTVAMGDGLYSLGRVQTPTLAMICKRYLDHTAFQIKDYFQIELSHLKDGLVFKSLSVDKWEDSSRAESVLRSIERSGTSEVIGVETKSAPVQAPLLFDLTGLQKEANRKLGFTAERTLDIAQKLYERKFITYPRTGSKYVPEDVWLTVLALIISLSSRTSCKEAVEYLKWERYNKHIVNDVKVTDHHGILITENIPTTLDKDEDALYDMIARRLLEAVSPACQREITEVKISALHFDFIAKAIRITMPGWKLINGNFEEEDEDLTNDFPDLREGMPLKIESSIILAKKTKPPALYTEADLLTAMENVGNSMDTEKERKVLKNIGIGTPATRAAVIETLFDREYIRRVKKTIVPTEKGMVVYNTVKNKRIADAAMTAQWEMAFEKIELQEAEAGSFLLELNTMVAEITTELLQEKGPALQPVNLHCPKCRDKVFIREKVIKCSNDGCGWFLFRTICGVQLTYKDVEVLLTKKRSPLIKNMKGRNEKSFNAYILLDPSGSTTFEFERTKNRR; via the coding sequence ATGAAAGCAATAATTGCAGAAAAACCGTCCGTTGCCTATGAACTTGCCCGGATTGTGGGAGCGATCGAAAGGCGTGACGGCTATTGTGAAGGTGGTGGGTTTCTGGTAACCTGGGCTTATGGCCACCTTGTGGGTTTGGCAATGCCGGAAGACTATGGGATAAGGGGATTCAGCAGGGAATCCCTGCCCATAATTCCTCAGCACTTCCTGCTCGTAGGAAGAAAGGTGAAAACAAAGAACAGTTATATTCCCGATGAAGGCGCCAGACGGCAACTGGAAGTGATTAAGTGCGTATTTAACCAATGTAACCGTATTATTGTCGCTACGGATGCGGGAAGAGAGGGCGAGGTGATCTTTCGTTATATTTATGAATACCTGGAATGTGATAAGCCATTTGACCGGCTATGGATCAGCAGCCTCACCGAGAAGGCGATTATTGCAGGACTTGACAACCTTAGGGACGGTAGTGAATTCAATGGTTTGTATGAAGCGGGCAGAAGCCGTTCACAGTCCGACTGGTTGGTCGGTATTAACGCCACACAGGCTCTTACGGTAGCGATGGGCGATGGTTTATATTCGCTCGGCAGAGTGCAGACTCCAACCCTAGCAATGATTTGCAAACGCTATCTTGACCATACTGCATTTCAGATCAAAGATTATTTCCAGATTGAACTTAGCCATCTTAAGGACGGTCTGGTTTTCAAAAGCCTGTCCGTTGACAAGTGGGAAGATTCATCTAGGGCTGAATCCGTCCTGCGGTCGATTGAACGTTCTGGCACATCAGAAGTTATAGGGGTGGAAACCAAATCGGCACCAGTGCAAGCCCCACTACTTTTTGACCTTACTGGGCTACAAAAAGAAGCCAACCGAAAACTAGGCTTCACCGCGGAAAGAACACTGGATATTGCGCAGAAACTCTATGAAAGGAAATTTATTACATATCCAAGAACGGGTTCAAAATATGTTCCCGAAGATGTGTGGTTGACAGTTCTCGCATTGATTATTTCTTTGAGTTCGAGAACATCCTGTAAAGAAGCCGTGGAGTATTTAAAATGGGAACGGTATAACAAACATATCGTGAACGATGTAAAAGTGACCGATCATCATGGCATTCTCATCACGGAAAATATACCCACAACCTTGGATAAAGATGAGGATGCTCTTTATGACATGATTGCCAGGCGGCTTCTGGAAGCAGTTTCACCAGCCTGCCAGCGCGAGATTACGGAGGTGAAAATTTCCGCTTTGCATTTTGATTTTATAGCAAAGGCAATCCGGATCACTATGCCGGGCTGGAAACTCATTAACGGTAATTTTGAAGAGGAAGACGAAGATCTCACGAATGATTTTCCGGATCTGAGAGAGGGAATGCCCCTAAAAATAGAGAGCTCGATCATCCTTGCAAAAAAAACAAAACCCCCTGCCCTCTACACCGAAGCCGATCTGCTTACCGCGATGGAAAATGTGGGCAACAGCATGGACACCGAAAAAGAGCGGAAAGTGCTAAAGAATATCGGTATTGGTACGCCAGCCACCCGGGCCGCGGTCATAGAAACTCTTTTTGACCGGGAATATATCAGGAGGGTGAAAAAAACAATTGTTCCCACAGAGAAGGGGATGGTTGTGTATAATACTGTAAAAAATAAGCGGATCGCTGATGCGGCAATGACCGCTCAGTGGGAGATGGCCTTCGAAAAGATCGAACTGCAGGAAGCGGAAGCGGGGTCTTTCCTTTTGGAGCTAAACACGATGGTGGCGGAGATTACCACCGAGCTGCTGCAGGAAAAAGGACCAGCTTTGCAGCCTGTTAATCTGCACTGTCCGAAATGCAGGGATAAAGTTTTTATTCGGGAAAAGGTCATAAAATGCAGCAATGATGGCTGTGGGTGGTTTCTTTTCCGAACGATCTGCGGAGTACAGCTGACCTATAAGGACGTGGAAGTTCTGCTGACAAAGAAGCGGTCTCCTTTGATCAAAAATATGAAGGGACGTAATGAGAAATCATTCAATGCCTATATTTTGTTAGATCCGTCCGGTTCAACCACATTTGAGTTTGAACGGACAAAGAACCGAAGATAA
- a CDS encoding DUF3945 domain-containing protein encodes MSGQNIKENQDLALEPLSDILLVLDKKKNRIEAVKGVDDSGNLSTTEPKKSNLLEFMRIDKGDPAGNFFSNFLRRLKDPLSFRFFNSPIKNMDEIVRKLQAAIDHPTPEGNKLLEALEVKYDQKKSKQNNMETTQPTTNDSKPTYRYKVDDIDWGSLEKLNLSRELLEKNGQLDKLLRGYKSDGIYRIEGNFDGVVMKGDARLSLRNAQGKVVVMAHGVRHEPDLKNQFYGHTFSMEDRENLLKSGNMGRVAELTNYSDGSKVKALISIDKMTNEVVSFPVELIKINDKFGGVKLTKEQKNELLEGKAVLIEGMTNTKTGEIFNQHLQYSADLKKLVFVGQSERQQQVQDQGIPDTFRGKVLDEKEKDLLKDGEVIYVKDIVNKEGTKQYSGYVWYNKEAGKLDFDFDHPKQEKSQKMEEKQEVSQKQGATSKNAVTNGATKKESTRKQKLH; translated from the coding sequence ATGAGCGGACAAAATATTAAAGAGAATCAGGATCTGGCGCTGGAACCACTTTCAGATATCCTGCTTGTTCTCGACAAAAAGAAAAACCGCATTGAAGCGGTTAAGGGCGTTGATGATTCCGGAAACCTGAGTACGACGGAACCGAAAAAATCAAATCTTCTTGAATTTATGCGCATTGACAAGGGAGATCCGGCTGGGAATTTTTTTTCCAATTTCCTGCGGAGGTTAAAAGATCCGTTATCCTTCCGTTTTTTCAACTCGCCTATCAAGAATATGGATGAGATTGTACGAAAGCTTCAGGCGGCCATTGATCATCCGACACCGGAAGGCAATAAGCTGCTTGAAGCACTCGAAGTAAAATATGACCAAAAAAAATCAAAACAGAATAATATGGAAACAACGCAGCCAACCACAAATGATTCAAAACCTACTTATCGTTACAAGGTCGATGATATTGACTGGGGATCATTGGAAAAACTCAACCTAAGCCGGGAACTTTTGGAAAAGAACGGCCAATTAGACAAATTGTTAAGAGGCTATAAATCGGATGGGATTTACAGAATTGAAGGGAATTTCGATGGTGTAGTCATGAAGGGCGATGCACGGCTCTCTCTAAGGAATGCGCAGGGAAAGGTCGTGGTAATGGCACATGGGGTACGACACGAGCCTGATCTTAAGAATCAATTTTATGGACATACTTTTTCCATGGAAGACCGGGAGAATCTGTTGAAATCCGGAAACATGGGACGGGTTGCAGAGCTAACTAATTATTCTGACGGTTCGAAAGTTAAAGCATTGATCAGTATCGATAAGATGACCAATGAGGTGGTATCATTTCCCGTTGAACTGATCAAGATCAACGATAAATTTGGCGGGGTTAAATTAACCAAAGAACAAAAAAATGAGCTTCTGGAGGGTAAAGCGGTTCTCATTGAAGGTATGACCAATACGAAAACAGGGGAAATTTTTAATCAGCATCTTCAATACAGCGCGGATCTTAAAAAGCTGGTTTTTGTTGGGCAAAGCGAGAGACAGCAGCAGGTTCAGGACCAGGGAATTCCGGATACATTCAGGGGTAAAGTTTTGGACGAGAAGGAAAAGGATCTATTAAAAGATGGCGAAGTCATCTATGTGAAAGATATTGTAAACAAAGAAGGTACAAAACAGTATTCCGGCTATGTCTGGTATAATAAAGAAGCCGGAAAGCTGGATTTCGATTTTGATCATCCCAAGCAGGAAAAATCCCAGAAGATGGAGGAGAAGCAGGAGGTTAGCCAGAAGCAAGGGGCAACATCTAAGAATGCCGTTACCAATGGAGCGACAAAAAAGGAAAGCACCCGTAAACAAAAATTGCATTAA
- a CDS encoding helix-turn-helix domain-containing protein — protein MNIERREFLAWMERIMKRFDVLAGDLENREKKRLSIDGEELLDNQDVLQLLKITYRCLQRYRTIGKIKYFTISGKIYYKSSDIHQFIRDSYHGGKYTPK, from the coding sequence ATGAATATTGAAAGACGTGAATTTTTAGCCTGGATGGAACGCATCATGAAACGTTTTGACGTCCTTGCCGGTGATCTTGAAAACAGGGAAAAGAAAAGATTAAGCATCGACGGTGAAGAGCTGTTGGATAACCAGGATGTTCTGCAGCTGTTAAAAATTACCTACCGCTGTCTACAACGCTACCGTACCATCGGTAAGATCAAATATTTTACGATCAGCGGCAAAATCTACTACAAGAGTTCTGACATCCATCAGTTTATCCGTGACAGTTATCACGGGGGAAAATATACGCCTAAGTAG
- a CDS encoding RteC domain-containing protein — translation MKQLYKNILGFIEKEEKNLSAKRKIELEDAYHMVVFLRHLLTDLKSEVLSTGFENKQEEITFFKSIKPEVLGKLIYYNKIVRIESFRPCSSEMLSRYYTDQIKCLKKEYKKHIGNTDFYRYHRSGRTDKDDLFFRRGNINFFDGVNSFIFEADPAFSTFYDYKTARIIAFDLIHSYLLCCLEPERSNPIFDEKVASKKVFSWTHSKNALIELIYALHVSGSLSHGRGSIKKTGRVFEELFEISLGDIHHAFHQMKFRAGEKASFLLYLKDSLEKYMERDL, via the coding sequence ATGAAACAATTATATAAGAACATCCTTGGATTTATAGAAAAAGAAGAAAAAAATTTGTCCGCAAAAAGAAAAATAGAATTAGAAGACGCTTACCATATGGTCGTCTTTCTTCGACATTTATTGACCGATTTAAAATCTGAAGTTTTGTCGACAGGTTTTGAAAACAAGCAGGAAGAGATTACGTTCTTTAAATCGATCAAACCAGAAGTACTGGGGAAATTGATTTATTATAATAAAATTGTTCGCATAGAATCATTTCGTCCATGTAGCAGTGAAATGCTGTCGAGATATTATACAGATCAAATCAAATGTTTGAAAAAAGAGTATAAGAAACATATCGGCAATACTGATTTTTACCGGTACCACAGGTCAGGGCGGACGGACAAAGATGATCTCTTTTTTAGGCGGGGAAACATCAATTTTTTTGATGGAGTAAATAGCTTCATTTTTGAGGCGGATCCTGCGTTTTCTACCTTTTATGATTATAAGACAGCAAGAATTATCGCATTTGATTTAATTCATAGCTATCTTTTGTGCTGTCTTGAGCCGGAGAGGAGCAATCCTATTTTTGACGAAAAGGTTGCTTCAAAAAAAGTATTTTCATGGACGCATTCCAAGAATGCCCTTATCGAATTAATCTACGCACTTCATGTTTCGGGCAGCTTGTCACATGGACGTGGAAGTATAAAAAAAACCGGCAGAGTTTTCGAAGAATTATTTGAGATAAGTCTTGGCGATATACACCATGCATTCCACCAAATGAAATTCCGTGCCGGTGAAAAAGCTAGTTTTTTACTTTACCTTAAAGATTCCCTAGAAAAATACATGGAAAGAGATCTTTAG
- a CDS encoding MerR family transcriptional regulator: MEQLTKNDLEALRTRLLFDIEQILNRKGSSPEFEWFRSKAIRKLMDISPATVQNIRIAGKIRYKKIMGSYYYNKTDLMKLFSDEK; this comes from the coding sequence ATGGAACAATTAACAAAAAATGACCTTGAGGCTTTACGAACAAGACTGCTTTTTGATATAGAGCAGATCCTCAATAGGAAAGGAAGTTCACCTGAATTTGAGTGGTTTCGAAGTAAGGCAATTAGAAAACTTATGGATATCTCTCCTGCCACAGTACAAAATATAAGAATTGCAGGAAAAATCCGGTATAAAAAAATCATGGGATCATATTATTACAATAAAACCGACCTTATGAAATTATTTAGTGATGAAAAGTAA
- a CDS encoding SMEK domain-containing protein has product MNRSQLINSIAQSLSRFKSEVEILNSASLYDINLHAENVLIPLLNELFGLNLENANKSKKNYPGIDLIDADNRVAFQITSSNDNAKIKNTLKKVVEHNIHNDVDFVYVYVITEKKSSYKKDIFDDILEGKLIFDPAKHIIDYSNIMLMVDSIIQATKIKSISDLLAEQFTDEKIDSRKKLAEKIEEIITEEIYPNLVKINTPDYVYIADLDIDRQDIITRSWQTTYKLKNNASQRKVIMKALVFAEVKFSGDWYFVENKLITFSDLNNGKNPLQKIIDTGTVERLTVDEFISINENYKNSFIGLLKACINQKLYNKHIRWIEKEEYFRFAFTSPTPMPRKITWKLKKQATRAAVDEVWNKDHTRILCFKHIAFQTNIYLFDDIFYLSINPTWSYTWNGYEKSNLEKELLPGIKRLESNKSIYNVFRFISYCLINTMEDEAEYNTIQFELPPALPLTYTK; this is encoded by the coding sequence ATGAACAGAAGCCAACTTATTAACAGTATTGCCCAGTCTTTAAGCAGATTTAAAAGTGAAGTAGAGATACTAAATTCTGCAAGTTTATATGATATTAATCTCCATGCTGAAAATGTTCTGATTCCACTACTAAACGAACTTTTTGGTCTTAATTTAGAAAATGCAAACAAAAGCAAAAAAAACTATCCGGGGATTGACCTTATTGACGCTGATAATCGTGTTGCATTCCAGATTACGTCTTCTAATGATAATGCAAAGATTAAGAATACGTTAAAAAAAGTAGTTGAGCATAACATTCACAACGATGTAGATTTTGTCTATGTATATGTTATCACAGAAAAGAAAAGTTCTTACAAAAAAGATATTTTTGATGACATATTAGAAGGTAAACTGATCTTTGACCCCGCTAAGCATATTATCGATTATAGCAATATTATGCTTATGGTAGACTCAATTATTCAAGCAACAAAAATAAAATCTATTTCTGACCTGCTTGCTGAGCAATTTACCGATGAAAAAATTGATTCAAGGAAGAAATTAGCAGAAAAAATAGAAGAGATCATAACTGAGGAAATTTATCCTAACTTGGTTAAAATAAATACCCCTGATTATGTTTATATTGCCGACCTTGATATTGACAGACAGGATATTATCACGAGGTCCTGGCAAACTACTTATAAGCTTAAAAATAATGCGTCTCAACGCAAAGTTATTATGAAAGCTTTGGTTTTTGCTGAAGTTAAATTTAGCGGAGACTGGTATTTTGTTGAAAACAAACTTATCACATTCTCAGATCTAAATAATGGGAAAAATCCTCTTCAGAAGATTATAGATACAGGAACAGTGGAGCGGCTCACTGTAGATGAATTTATAAGTATAAATGAAAATTATAAAAACTCATTTATTGGGTTATTAAAGGCTTGTATAAACCAAAAGTTATATAATAAACATATTCGATGGATAGAGAAAGAAGAATATTTTAGGTTCGCTTTTACCTCCCCAACGCCGATGCCGAGGAAAATTACATGGAAATTAAAAAAGCAAGCTACTAGAGCAGCGGTTGATGAGGTATGGAATAAAGATCACACAAGGATTTTATGTTTTAAACACATTGCATTTCAAACAAATATATATTTGTTCGATGACATCTTTTATCTTTCTATAAATCCCACATGGAGTTACACATGGAATGGTTATGAAAAGAGCAACTTAGAAAAAGAACTCCTACCTGGAATAAAGAGACTGGAGTCGAACAAAAGTATCTACAATGTTTTTAGATTTATTAGCTATTGCCTGATTAATACAATGGAGGACGAAGCTGAATATAATACAATCCAATTTGAATTGCCTCCAGCACTTCCTTTAACATATACAAAGTAA
- a CDS encoding argonaute/piwi family protein → MKVKLLEEPTLEFGLGESICPKRGIAGMSPYDFDNVRPEKITLGFIGKSESIDNIASWLQTAKKSIKNNKQNLRNLFPDFPGFNRDLAFHSEIAYDQSYLRKLNNSDVEEIIKNSQDIDAVIEKIVHLYLTEIKFLTKNKKPDVILCILDDKLTSIFLTSGNKKKGSSKSIIDEADLNEEDLSETADDDFYSDGEINKKEYNFRRLLKARAMKFGVPIQIMRDKIANPSRDMQDPATIAWNFFTAIYYKASGTPWALKKETADIICYAGISFYRSRDKQTIQTSVTQIFNEHGKGVILRGAEVELKKGDREPHLSEEQAFELMDTALGEYYEALKIFPQRLVIHKSSNFSQSEIDGFRRATSKHKINSVDLVTIMSSPLRLFRDNIYPPLRGTMCTIDTKNYILYTRGFVNYFETYPGSYIPDPLLIRLFSHDESPEVICREILGLTKMNWNNTQFDRKYPITIECSRKVGDILKYLEPDEQPQLKYSFYM, encoded by the coding sequence ATGAAAGTAAAATTATTAGAAGAACCAACTCTTGAATTTGGGCTAGGAGAGTCTATTTGTCCCAAAAGAGGTATTGCAGGAATGTCTCCTTATGATTTTGATAATGTTCGTCCGGAAAAAATAACCCTTGGCTTTATTGGAAAAAGTGAAAGTATTGACAATATCGCAAGCTGGCTGCAAACTGCAAAGAAGTCTATAAAGAATAATAAACAAAATCTCAGAAATCTTTTCCCAGACTTCCCTGGCTTCAATAGAGACCTTGCATTTCACTCTGAAATTGCATATGACCAAAGCTATTTAAGGAAACTTAATAATTCAGATGTTGAAGAAATAATAAAGAATTCGCAGGATATAGATGCTGTTATAGAGAAGATTGTTCACCTCTATTTGACTGAGATTAAGTTTTTAACCAAAAACAAAAAACCAGATGTTATACTTTGTATTCTCGATGACAAACTGACATCAATCTTTTTAACTTCTGGCAACAAGAAAAAGGGTTCTTCAAAAAGTATAATTGATGAGGCTGATTTAAATGAAGAAGACCTATCTGAAACTGCAGATGACGACTTTTATTCGGATGGTGAAATTAATAAAAAAGAGTACAATTTTCGTCGTCTATTAAAAGCTAGAGCAATGAAATTTGGGGTTCCGATTCAGATAATGCGGGATAAAATCGCAAATCCTTCTAGAGATATGCAAGACCCAGCAACAATCGCATGGAACTTTTTTACGGCAATTTACTACAAAGCTTCCGGTACACCATGGGCTCTTAAAAAAGAGACTGCCGATATTATTTGTTATGCAGGTATAAGCTTTTACCGAAGTCGTGATAAACAAACAATTCAGACCAGCGTAACGCAGATTTTTAACGAACATGGTAAAGGTGTAATCTTACGCGGTGCTGAAGTAGAACTGAAAAAAGGAGATCGTGAACCACATCTGTCCGAAGAACAAGCATTTGAACTAATGGATACAGCTTTAGGTGAATACTATGAAGCTTTAAAAATTTTCCCGCAAAGACTTGTAATCCATAAATCGTCAAACTTTAGTCAAAGCGAAATAGATGGATTCAGGCGAGCAACTTCCAAACATAAAATTAATTCTGTCGATTTGGTGACGATCATGTCATCACCTTTAAGACTTTTTCGAGATAATATTTACCCACCGTTAAGAGGGACTATGTGCACAATAGATACTAAAAATTATATTTTATACACAAGGGGTTTTGTAAACTATTTTGAAACTTACCCTGGATCATATATCCCCGACCCTTTACTTATAAGGCTTTTCTCTCATGATGAATCTCCAGAAGTTATATGTAGAGAAATCCTTGGACTAACTAAAATGAATTGGAATAATACACAATTTGACAGAAAATATCCAATAACAATTGAATGTAGCAGAAAAGTGGGAGATATTTTGAAATACTTAGAACCTGACGAGCAGCCGCAACTGAAATATAGTTTTTATATGTAA
- a CDS encoding acyl-CoA dehydrogenase family protein, whose amino-acid sequence MQQFTLKSHDNVEKICSHFHLFDYVHHQKESISKDQWNKLVTAGIYLPVIPKSHNGLESKADLTMMINRAAYHNLGLAMSLIVSTLLFADNVIEYGSQDLKNEVIHDLLNNNGQGGIAIIEPKAGSGLSLMQTVAEKVDGGFRIRGSKHWQCFSRHADWWLITAKNKDQPVAAGAFGFYIHKNQEGGFRTVETYASKGLHQIDFGANKLDVFIPEYRRLNLSGTGIPQIYQLVIPTWQQFASLGKGFLSRIYEESEKYVSSRASPDGHLKDIDFVRYRLGNIAACRTICEALFNYVLNSFSTYPKGKREIFPAQCIKVMASDAMLTGAMHYQTICGANGYRYAADNNIAAIAADDAQAFVMLSFPNDVLSLYLAKEFLHKTEVEKNKSFWTLINESGYTHAAAIHLEDLRNELNYCPSGNLELVLSGKILTRIFAITALKAYSPSNQVDQEKISSALLYCVNEIKMTLSERSISKQISKSIL is encoded by the coding sequence ATGCAACAATTTACGCTCAAATCACACGACAACGTCGAAAAAATCTGTTCCCATTTCCATTTATTTGATTATGTTCATCATCAAAAGGAAAGTATCTCAAAAGACCAATGGAACAAGCTGGTAACAGCCGGCATTTACCTTCCTGTTATCCCAAAAAGCCATAATGGTCTGGAAAGTAAAGCAGATCTGACTATGATGATAAACAGAGCTGCATATCACAATCTGGGGCTTGCCATGTCACTTATTGTGTCGACGTTACTTTTCGCGGACAATGTGATCGAATATGGCTCCCAGGATCTAAAAAATGAAGTCATACATGACCTTTTGAATAATAACGGCCAGGGAGGAATAGCTATAATCGAACCCAAAGCAGGATCTGGATTGAGTCTTATGCAGACTGTCGCTGAAAAAGTAGATGGCGGATTCAGGATAAGGGGCAGCAAGCACTGGCAGTGTTTTAGCAGACATGCGGACTGGTGGTTAATAACAGCAAAAAATAAAGATCAGCCCGTTGCAGCGGGAGCTTTTGGCTTCTATATTCATAAGAACCAGGAAGGAGGATTCCGTACTGTCGAAACCTATGCCTCTAAAGGTCTTCATCAAATTGATTTTGGTGCTAACAAGCTGGATGTTTTCATTCCCGAATATCGGAGATTGAATCTCTCTGGCACAGGAATTCCTCAAATTTACCAGCTGGTCATCCCAACATGGCAGCAGTTTGCATCCCTTGGAAAAGGATTTCTTTCCAGGATATATGAGGAATCTGAAAAGTATGTTTCTTCGAGAGCATCCCCAGACGGCCACTTAAAGGATATTGATTTTGTGCGTTATAGGCTGGGCAATATTGCTGCATGCAGGACCATTTGTGAAGCACTTTTCAATTATGTCCTCAATTCTTTCTCGACTTATCCCAAAGGAAAAAGAGAGATATTTCCGGCACAGTGCATAAAAGTTATGGCATCGGATGCAATGCTCACCGGAGCCATGCACTACCAAACCATCTGTGGCGCCAATGGCTACCGATATGCTGCTGACAACAATATCGCAGCAATAGCAGCGGATGATGCGCAGGCATTCGTGATGCTATCTTTTCCTAATGATGTACTCTCACTTTATCTAGCAAAGGAGTTTCTGCACAAAACAGAAGTAGAAAAAAATAAAAGTTTTTGGACATTGATTAACGAGTCAGGATATACACATGCCGCAGCCATACATCTTGAGGATCTAAGAAATGAACTGAATTATTGTCCTTCTGGTAACCTGGAACTTGTCCTATCAGGAAAAATTCTTACTAGAATATTTGCCATTACCGCACTTAAAGCCTATAGTCCATCCAATCAAGTAGATCAAGAAAAAATTTCATCCGCATTACTTTACTGTGTCAATGAAATTAAAATGACTTTAAGTGAACGGTCTATTTCTAAACAAATTTCAAAATCTATACTATGA
- a CDS encoding HEAT repeat domain-containing protein, whose protein sequence is MTIEEVFQDKTIKAKGKVSIIGDWLINKELPVDELIVYAEKQKAIDKATCIEALEYATKKNPEIADENTFLYVTQSLKNDEPRIKWESAKVIGNVAKLFPDELTKAIKNLLPNAESTGTVVRWATAYALAEILKLKTDNNKTLLSKIEKLSEKEEDNGVKKKYLDALKKVNK, encoded by the coding sequence ATGACAATAGAAGAAGTGTTTCAGGATAAAACCATTAAGGCAAAAGGCAAGGTATCAATCATTGGAGATTGGTTGATTAATAAGGAATTGCCTGTTGATGAATTGATTGTATATGCCGAAAAACAAAAAGCAATCGATAAAGCCACATGCATAGAAGCGTTGGAATATGCAACGAAGAAAAATCCAGAAATTGCTGATGAAAATACCTTTTTATACGTGACTCAATCACTTAAGAATGATGAACCACGTATAAAATGGGAAAGTGCAAAAGTAATCGGAAATGTGGCGAAATTATTTCCGGATGAACTGACAAAAGCCATTAAAAACCTGCTTCCAAACGCAGAAAGTACGGGAACTGTGGTTCGTTGGGCAACTGCTTATGCACTTGCTGAAATATTAAAGCTTAAAACGGACAATAATAAAACACTGCTTTCAAAAATCGAAAAGCTTTCAGAAAAGGAAGAAGATAACGGAGTAAAGAAAAAGTACTTGGATGCTTTGAAAAAAGTAAACAAATAA
- a CDS encoding response regulator, translating into MLQHKIKIALVDDHPMVAEGLGKVLSSVENIEITGCFFDGHSLLRFLRHTAVDMVLQDITLPDIDGIVLCKTIKHNSPKTIVLAFSHHHNRKIIMDMLNNGANGYLLKNASLEELINCIDAALRGEIVFSRDVKEIIASPQLSSDQKSIRLTNREKEVLGLIAAGKTTMQMADQLFISKFTIESHRKNLLQKFEAKNVAELIRIAADKGFL; encoded by the coding sequence ATGTTACAGCATAAAATAAAAATAGCATTAGTGGATGATCATCCGATGGTGGCAGAAGGCTTGGGCAAGGTATTGTCATCGGTGGAAAACATAGAAATTACAGGCTGCTTTTTTGATGGACACAGCCTGCTTCGGTTTTTAAGGCATACTGCCGTAGATATGGTGCTACAGGATATTACGCTGCCAGATATAGACGGCATTGTGCTTTGCAAAACTATAAAACATAACTCTCCTAAAACGATCGTGCTGGCCTTTAGTCATCACCACAACCGTAAAATTATTATGGATATGCTCAACAACGGCGCTAACGGTTACCTGCTCAAAAATGCCTCTTTGGAAGAACTGATAAATTGTATTGATGCCGCACTACGGGGAGAAATAGTATTTAGCCGGGACGTGAAGGAAATTATTGCCTCGCCACAATTGTCAAGTGATCAGAAATCCATACGCCTTACCAACCGGGAAAAAGAAGTACTGGGCCTGATTGCTGCCGGTAAAACGACCATGCAAATGGCGGATCAATTATTCATAAGCAAATTTACGATAGAAAGCCACCGCAAAAACCTGCTGCAAAAATTTGAAGCCAAAAACGTTGCCGAATTAATAAGGATAGCTGCGGATAAAGGGTTTTTGTAA